In the Ignavibacteria bacterium genome, one interval contains:
- a CDS encoding HlyC/CorC family transporter encodes MEIDWYFKIALLTGLLILSAFFSGSEIALFSLDKNKVNEIKIKNPLLGGYIFNLLEFPRRLLVTILLCNTVINVAITIISVTLALDIARTYGFNEELALTIQIVSITLLILFIGEITPKIWASKYPLTFSKMVSIPLYWIGVVVYPVSKTLTDIIRVLVSKIKVDKSKTAILSSEFTELADLGIEKGTIVEEEQELIHGLVSFRTVTVREVMTPRVDITAIPDDTGFDELMSTISESGHSRIPLYHSNLDEVIGIIYAKDLLPYLKNDEMKKTLSLNKLARKALFFPETKLISDLMHEFLEKKMHIGIVVDEYGGTAGLISLEDILEEIVGDIRDEYDKEENEITELSQNSYLVLGKTSIDQINELLHIDLYSENDDYDTIGGFILNYAGTIPLQGYNFTYKNHKFTVKEIVNRRVKKVQIEVLTPIDIPNKDS; translated from the coding sequence TTGGAAATTGATTGGTATTTTAAAATAGCACTTTTAACCGGATTATTAATTTTATCTGCTTTCTTCTCGGGAAGCGAAATTGCACTGTTTTCATTGGACAAGAACAAGGTCAATGAAATTAAAATCAAAAACCCGCTCTTGGGCGGGTATATTTTTAACCTCCTCGAATTCCCGAGAAGACTCCTTGTAACAATTCTCCTGTGCAACACTGTAATCAATGTTGCCATTACTATTATATCTGTAACACTGGCCCTTGATATTGCCAGGACCTACGGGTTTAACGAGGAACTCGCCCTTACAATCCAGATTGTTTCAATTACGCTCCTTATCCTCTTTATAGGCGAAATTACTCCCAAAATCTGGGCCAGCAAGTACCCTCTTACTTTCTCTAAAATGGTAAGTATTCCTTTGTACTGGATCGGCGTCGTGGTCTACCCGGTCTCTAAAACGCTTACAGACATAATACGCGTCCTCGTGTCCAAAATTAAGGTCGATAAGTCCAAAACCGCCATCTTGTCTTCGGAATTTACTGAACTGGCCGACCTTGGAATAGAAAAGGGAACGATCGTTGAGGAAGAACAGGAACTCATCCACGGACTGGTTTCCTTCAGAACGGTCACAGTCCGCGAGGTCATGACCCCCAGGGTAGATATTACAGCAATCCCCGACGATACGGGTTTCGACGAACTGATGAGTACTATCTCGGAATCAGGCCACAGCAGAATTCCCCTCTACCACTCAAACCTCGATGAGGTAATTGGAATTATTTACGCCAAGGATCTGCTGCCTTACCTCAAAAACGACGAGATGAAGAAAACCCTCTCACTCAATAAACTTGCCCGTAAGGCGCTTTTCTTCCCCGAAACTAAACTCATAAGCGACCTTATGCACGAATTCCTCGAGAAAAAAATGCATATTGGCATCGTTGTCGATGAGTACGGCGGCACCGCGGGACTTATTTCCCTCGAGGATATATTGGAGGAAATAGTGGGCGACATAAGGGACGAATACGATAAGGAGGAAAATGAAATCACTGAACTTTCACAAAATTCCTACCTCGTGCTCGGGAAAACTTCTATCGACCAGATAAATGAACTTTTGCATATAGACCTTTATTCTGAAAACGACGATTACGACACTATTGGCGGATTCATTCTGAATTATGCCGGAACAATTCCTCTGCAGGGGTATAATTTTACGTATAAAAATCATAAATTTACGGTCAAGGAAATCGTCAATAGACGAGTTAAAAAGGTCCAGATTGAAGTTTTAACCCCAATAGATATCCCTAATAAAGACTCATGA
- a CDS encoding T9SS type A sorting domain-containing protein gives MRTKQIKFLKVLSVIIILSSYCYAQQWVSFSAEAEITCQTIEGQYLWVGTQKYLSKLNTQTGEVVDIHMTFARRSFADQYNRITSIAVDEHGDKWMGTMGSGLAKFDGQNWTVYNKINSRIIDRNVISIAVDQLDNKWIGTYKGLDVFREDGVILTDVKKDNASLPESFSLSQNYPNPFNPSTTINYSIPESRMVTLKVYDMLGKEVSTLLNEYKTAGNHSVQFNASSLPSGIYIYTIQAGAFRDSKKLMLLK, from the coding sequence TTGAGGACAAAACAAATAAAATTTCTAAAAGTACTTTCTGTTATCATCATTTTATCTTCTTACTGCTATGCGCAGCAATGGGTAAGCTTCTCTGCTGAAGCAGAAATAACCTGCCAGACAATTGAGGGACAATATCTCTGGGTTGGTACACAAAAGTACCTCTCAAAATTAAATACCCAAACCGGTGAAGTAGTTGATATTCACATGACCTTCGCACGGAGGAGCTTTGCTGACCAGTATAATCGAATTACCTCAATTGCTGTTGACGAGCATGGGGATAAATGGATGGGGACTATGGGATCGGGTTTAGCCAAGTTTGACGGGCAAAACTGGACTGTTTACAATAAAATCAATTCCAGAATTATAGACCGAAATGTCATTTCCATTGCTGTTGATCAGCTAGACAATAAATGGATCGGGACTTATAAAGGCTTGGATGTATTCAGAGAAGATGGAGTAATCCTGACAGACGTTAAAAAGGATAACGCCTCATTGCCAGAAAGTTTTTCACTTTCCCAGAACTATCCGAACCCGTTTAATCCGTCCACAACCATAAACTACTCAATCCCTGAGAGTAGAATGGTAACATTAAAAGTTTATGACATGCTGGGTAAGGAAGTTTCAACTCTTCTTAATGAATACAAAACAGCCGGAAATCATTCCGTCCAGTTCAATGCATCCTCACTCCCTTCAGGCATTTATATCTATACCATTCAGGCTGGTGCGTTCAGGGATTCTAAAAAACTCATGCTCCTGAAATGA
- the acpS gene encoding holo-ACP synthase has translation MVIGIGIDIIEIERIKESVDRFGDKFLNKVFTQVELDYCMSKANKYQHLAARFSAKEAVAKALTDAWDKSWKWKDIEIYNELSGKPSVRLFGELNEFLGKDKSLKITMSHSQHYVTCFAIAYSNGIPNKE, from the coding sequence ATGGTTATAGGCATAGGCATAGATATAATTGAAATTGAGAGAATTAAGGAAAGTGTCGACCGCTTCGGTGATAAGTTCTTAAATAAGGTCTTCACTCAGGTTGAACTCGACTACTGTATGTCCAAGGCTAACAAATATCAGCACCTTGCGGCACGCTTTTCTGCCAAGGAAGCTGTTGCAAAGGCCCTTACGGATGCCTGGGATAAAAGCTGGAAGTGGAAGGATATCGAAATCTACAATGAATTGAGCGGAAAACCTTCCGTCAGGCTCTTTGGCGAACTGAATGAGTTCCTTGGAAAAGATAAATCCCTCAAAATTACAATGAGCCATTCTCAGCACTACGTCACCTGCTTTGCCATAGCTTACAGCAACGGAATTCCAAATAAGGAATAA
- the ssb gene encoding single-stranded DNA-binding protein: MAFSLNRIMLLGRLGKDAETRFTANNIAVTSFGVATDHSFKDKDGNWQNETTWHNVVAFSLSDYYRDNLKKGKRVYVEGRLTKRDYTDKEGIKRFATEVVCERMIPIDATRETAGGAAPEYSNNIRESGASSQPAGFNEPNIPAADENDDLPF, from the coding sequence ATGGCTTTCTCATTAAACAGAATTATGCTGCTCGGAAGGCTCGGGAAAGATGCAGAAACAAGATTTACAGCAAATAACATCGCTGTTACCTCTTTTGGTGTCGCTACCGACCATAGCTTTAAGGATAAGGACGGTAACTGGCAGAACGAAACTACCTGGCATAACGTCGTTGCTTTTAGCCTCTCTGACTACTACAGGGACAACCTTAAAAAGGGCAAAAGAGTATACGTCGAAGGAAGACTTACTAAAAGAGACTATACCGATAAGGAAGGCATTAAACGCTTTGCTACGGAAGTCGTCTGCGAAAGAATGATCCCCATCGACGCAACCAGGGAAACCGCAGGAGGAGCCGCTCCGGAATATTCCAATAATATCAGGGAATCCGGCGCATCCTCACAGCCTGCAGGCTTTAACGAACCCAATATCCCGGCTGCCGATGAGAATGATGATTTACCATTCTAA
- a CDS encoding acetyl-CoA carboxylase biotin carboxyl carrier protein subunit, which translates to MNEYVATVNGNKRVFKLLDSGKILFNEKEIEYSILKVSEYSYLLKLGNKVFDITTTALSREKFGFLVDGHYFETTIRTKLQEKAQELQNIKNKENHHDLIKSPMPGMILKIKKQVGDKIEMGESVVILEAMKMENDLHAPSSGIIKEIFVKEGSSVEKDTVLLTIS; encoded by the coding sequence ATGAATGAGTACGTTGCAACTGTAAATGGTAATAAAAGGGTTTTCAAGCTGCTCGATTCCGGGAAGATCCTTTTTAATGAAAAGGAGATTGAATACTCTATCCTTAAAGTAAGCGAGTATTCTTATCTCTTGAAACTTGGCAATAAGGTATTTGACATTACTACAACTGCCTTAAGCCGGGAGAAATTCGGTTTTCTGGTTGATGGCCACTATTTTGAAACTACCATCAGAACAAAACTGCAGGAAAAAGCCCAGGAACTGCAGAACATTAAGAACAAGGAAAATCACCACGATCTTATTAAGTCTCCCATGCCGGGGATGATCTTAAAAATTAAGAAACAGGTTGGTGATAAAATTGAAATGGGCGAGTCGGTTGTGATTCTTGAAGCCATGAAGATGGAAAATGATCTGCACGCGCCGTCTTCAGGCATAATTAAAGAAATTTTCGTAAAGGAGGGAAGCTCAGTAGAAAAAGATACCGTTCTGCTTACCATCAGCTAG
- a CDS encoding glycoside hydrolase family 2 yields the protein MNIRIQLLRDRLLVPLVLVGLLSAPLMAKKKDDNTIVLKKGWYIQSSEQVKASGDVISGANFTPAGWYPAQVPSTVMGSLVNDKVYKDVFVGKNLSQIPEDQFTKSWWYRTEFSVPAKKGWEFVKLAFDGINYRANVWLNGKLVAKSDTLEGSFRQFELNVTGIARPGGKNVLAVEVFPPVPGEPTMGFVDWNPKSPDRNMGLYREVKLRLSGDVSVNFPFVRSTVDLKTLKSAKLTVSAEVKNNTSKKVQGTLIGEIGTIRFTKSVTLEAGENKLVTFLPEEYKELNVKNPRIWWTNDLGTPELYNLKLSFHTGSQVSDLSETRFGIREVSDYINENGHRGYKLNGRKILIRGGGWVDNLFLDNTYENYKTQVEYARHMNLNTIRLEGFWGNNEDLYSLCDENGILIMTGWSCQWEWPASLGKEVDEFGGIKSPEDIKLITKSWQDQIKWLRNHPSIFVWVYGSDKIPRPELEKNYQDVLKKDDPSRPFLASAKSWTSTVTGKTAVKMLGPYDYVPPQYWYVDKKFGGAYGFNTETGPGPQVPPLESMKKMFPQESQWPATKNDAWDFHCGGNAFNTVDRYNEILNNRMGTANNLEDYCTKAQFMNYEGMRAMFEAFASNKPNATGVIQWMYNSAWPKLWWQLYDYYLMPNGAFYGAKKACEPVHIQYNYGTNGVEVVNQTAKEIKNLTAEVRVFNSDLTEKFTKKLPVNLKADTTEKPVLIPEISGLSKAYFVDLRLMDAKGRVISTNFYTLSTQADDMDTAKTNWYVTPLKGYADYSSLSSLQNVQLNVKHRFGREAKGRFVTVELYNPSDKLAFQVDLNLLKGQGGESVLPVFWDDNYISLLPKERRIIKGYYEEKDLNGTKPVLTVGGWNVKNQSL from the coding sequence ATGAATATAAGAATTCAGCTTCTCAGGGACAGGCTTCTTGTACCGCTTGTCCTCGTCGGCCTTTTATCTGCGCCTTTAATGGCTAAGAAGAAGGATGATAATACCATCGTGCTCAAAAAAGGATGGTACATTCAATCCTCTGAACAGGTTAAAGCCTCTGGAGACGTCATCTCAGGCGCAAATTTTACCCCCGCAGGATGGTACCCCGCACAGGTGCCTTCTACTGTTATGGGCAGCCTTGTAAATGATAAGGTCTATAAGGATGTTTTTGTGGGCAAAAACCTCAGCCAGATCCCCGAGGACCAGTTCACTAAATCCTGGTGGTACAGAACTGAATTTTCAGTTCCCGCTAAAAAGGGCTGGGAATTTGTAAAACTGGCTTTCGACGGCATTAACTACCGCGCTAACGTTTGGCTCAACGGAAAACTTGTTGCTAAAAGCGATACACTGGAAGGCTCTTTCCGCCAGTTTGAACTTAATGTTACAGGCATCGCCAGACCGGGCGGGAAAAACGTCCTGGCTGTCGAGGTCTTCCCGCCGGTTCCGGGTGAACCTACAATGGGATTTGTCGACTGGAACCCCAAATCCCCCGACCGCAATATGGGCCTCTACAGGGAGGTAAAGCTGAGGCTTTCGGGAGATGTATCCGTCAATTTCCCCTTCGTAAGAAGCACAGTCGACCTTAAAACTCTTAAATCGGCAAAACTTACTGTTTCAGCTGAAGTTAAGAATAACACTTCAAAAAAAGTGCAGGGAACCTTAATCGGGGAAATCGGCACAATCCGCTTTACAAAAAGTGTTACACTGGAAGCTGGTGAAAACAAACTTGTAACATTCCTGCCCGAAGAATATAAAGAGCTTAACGTTAAAAACCCGCGCATCTGGTGGACAAATGACCTTGGTACACCGGAACTCTACAACCTGAAATTGTCCTTCCACACCGGAAGCCAGGTTTCAGACCTCAGCGAAACGCGCTTCGGAATAAGGGAAGTTTCAGACTATATAAATGAAAACGGTCACAGGGGCTATAAGCTTAACGGCCGCAAGATCTTAATCCGCGGCGGCGGCTGGGTCGATAACTTGTTCCTCGACAATACCTATGAAAACTATAAGACACAAGTTGAATACGCCCGCCACATGAACCTTAATACCATCAGGCTTGAAGGCTTCTGGGGCAATAATGAGGACCTTTACAGCCTCTGCGACGAAAACGGCATTCTTATTATGACCGGCTGGAGCTGCCAGTGGGAATGGCCCGCTTCGCTTGGAAAGGAAGTAGATGAATTCGGCGGGATCAAGTCTCCCGAGGATATAAAACTCATAACTAAGTCATGGCAGGATCAGATCAAATGGCTCCGTAACCACCCGTCAATCTTTGTATGGGTTTACGGAAGCGACAAAATTCCGCGCCCGGAACTTGAGAAGAATTATCAGGACGTACTGAAAAAAGACGATCCCTCGAGGCCTTTTCTTGCTTCGGCCAAAAGCTGGACAAGCACTGTTACAGGCAAAACCGCGGTCAAGATGCTGGGGCCCTACGACTATGTGCCGCCGCAGTACTGGTACGTCGATAAGAAATTCGGCGGCGCTTACGGCTTTAATACTGAAACGGGACCCGGGCCTCAGGTGCCTCCATTAGAAAGCATGAAAAAGATGTTCCCGCAGGAAAGCCAGTGGCCGGCAACTAAAAACGATGCTTGGGATTTCCACTGCGGCGGCAACGCGTTTAATACAGTGGACAGATACAATGAAATCTTAAATAACCGCATGGGCACGGCTAATAATCTGGAAGACTACTGCACAAAGGCCCAGTTCATGAACTATGAAGGCATGAGGGCCATGTTTGAAGCCTTTGCTTCCAATAAGCCCAATGCTACAGGCGTAATACAGTGGATGTACAACTCGGCCTGGCCCAAACTCTGGTGGCAGCTATACGACTATTATTTAATGCCGAACGGAGCATTCTACGGCGCAAAGAAAGCATGCGAGCCGGTTCACATTCAGTACAACTACGGCACAAACGGCGTTGAAGTCGTAAACCAGACAGCAAAAGAGATAAAGAACCTCACGGCCGAAGTAAGGGTATTCAATTCGGATCTTACGGAAAAGTTCACTAAAAAGCTTCCGGTTAATCTTAAGGCCGATACAACAGAAAAGCCGGTGCTTATCCCTGAAATAAGCGGTCTGTCGAAGGCTTACTTTGTAGATCTCAGGCTTATGGACGCAAAAGGAAGAGTAATAAGCACCAACTTCTACACTCTTTCAACGCAGGCCGACGATATGGATACGGCAAAGACAAACTGGTATGTAACGCCGCTTAAAGGCTATGCCGACTATTCGTCACTTAGCAGTCTTCAGAACGTACAGCTTAACGTAAAGCACAGGTTCGGACGTGAAGCCAAGGGGCGTTTTGTAACAGTTGAACTCTACAACCCTTCAGACAAGCTAGCTTTCCAGGTGGACCTGAATCTTTTGAAAGGGCAGGGAGGAGAATCTGTTCTCCCGGTATTCTGGGATGACAACTACATCTCACTTCTTCCCAAAGAAAGAAGAATAATAAAAGGCTACTATGAAGAAAAGGACTTAAACGGCACCAAACCGGTTCTAACCGTTGGAGGCTGGAACGTAAAAAACCAAAGTCTCTAA
- the ggt gene encoding gamma-glutamyltransferase — translation MRTLNFSSKALLLLILLALCGTLKAASPDPVRGTKGMVVSASDLASQVGLLILKRGGNAVDAAVATGFALAVTYPPAGNLGGGGFMVIHLKNGKDIALDYREKAPIRASKNMYLDSLGNFDLAKSTEGFLSSAVPGSVAGLIYALEHYGTMKLEDVIQPAIDIATDGFPLSFRLSEAMASEFSQFQKYPSSSKVFIHNGEPLREGFVFKQPDLAKTLSLIKEKGKDGFYKGEIAELIEQQSRQMGGIITKEDLENYSVVEKEPVKGTYRGYNIVSMPPSSSGGIALIEALNILENYSFTKEDWNSSTYIHRMVEALRYVYADRSKHLGDEAFYPVPKEWLTSKEYAKTIFSKISGRAISSKDVLPGSEPMHESMQTTHYSVADQYGNAVSTTTTLNSSFGNKLVVEGAGFLLNNEMDDFSAKPGEPNQFGLIGSEANSIQPGKRMLSSMTPTIVLKDNKPFMVIGSPGGSTIITVVLQTIMNVLDFHMNIQEAIDAPRIHHQWLPDELYYEPFGVSKDTFENLKNMGYIFGGERTLGRAEGILIDQNNNTFYGATDPRGYGQAAGF, via the coding sequence ATGCGCACATTAAACTTTTCTAGTAAGGCTTTATTGCTGCTAATCCTTCTGGCACTTTGCGGCACGCTTAAGGCAGCTTCACCCGACCCTGTAAGGGGAACAAAAGGCATGGTGGTCTCGGCAAGCGATCTTGCCTCACAGGTGGGGCTACTTATTCTGAAACGCGGCGGCAACGCCGTTGATGCCGCAGTTGCCACGGGCTTTGCTCTTGCAGTCACTTATCCCCCTGCCGGAAATCTGGGCGGGGGAGGCTTTATGGTTATCCACCTTAAAAACGGCAAGGATATCGCTCTGGACTACCGCGAGAAAGCCCCCATTAGGGCCTCTAAAAATATGTACCTGGACAGCCTGGGGAATTTCGACCTCGCAAAAAGTACAGAAGGCTTCCTTTCCTCCGCCGTCCCGGGAAGCGTTGCCGGACTTATTTATGCCCTCGAACATTACGGCACAATGAAGCTTGAAGACGTAATCCAGCCTGCAATTGACATTGCTACAGACGGCTTTCCTTTAAGCTTTAGGCTTTCAGAGGCAATGGCCTCAGAATTCTCACAGTTTCAGAAGTACCCTTCATCTTCAAAGGTCTTTATTCATAACGGCGAACCCTTAAGGGAAGGATTTGTCTTTAAGCAGCCAGATCTGGCTAAAACCCTCAGCCTCATTAAGGAAAAGGGGAAAGACGGTTTTTACAAAGGGGAAATAGCCGAACTGATCGAACAGCAGTCGCGCCAAATGGGCGGAATTATTACAAAAGAGGACCTTGAGAACTACAGCGTCGTTGAAAAAGAACCCGTAAAGGGCACCTACAGGGGCTATAATATCGTTTCCATGCCTCCTTCTTCTTCAGGCGGCATTGCGCTCATTGAGGCGCTTAACATTCTTGAAAACTATTCATTTACCAAAGAGGACTGGAACAGCAGCACTTATATACACAGAATGGTTGAAGCCTTAAGATACGTTTATGCCGATAGGTCAAAACACCTGGGCGATGAGGCTTTTTATCCCGTCCCCAAAGAGTGGCTTACCTCAAAGGAATACGCAAAAACTATTTTCTCAAAAATCTCCGGCAGGGCCATCAGCTCAAAAGACGTCCTTCCCGGAAGTGAACCCATGCATGAAAGCATGCAGACAACACACTACAGTGTAGCCGATCAGTACGGCAATGCCGTCAGCACTACCACTACACTTAATTCCTCCTTCGGTAATAAGCTTGTTGTCGAGGGCGCCGGGTTCCTCTTAAATAACGAAATGGACGACTTCAGCGCAAAACCGGGCGAGCCGAACCAGTTCGGTCTCATTGGAAGCGAGGCTAACTCTATTCAGCCGGGAAAAAGAATGCTTAGCTCTATGACTCCCACAATCGTTCTTAAGGACAATAAACCTTTTATGGTCATAGGTTCTCCCGGCGGATCAACAATAATTACGGTTGTCCTGCAGACAATTATGAACGTCCTCGACTTCCATATGAACATTCAAGAGGCAATTGACGCACCCAGAATCCACCACCAGTGGCTGCCCGATGAACTCTATTATGAGCCATTCGGTGTATCAAAAGATACATTTGAAAATCTTAAAAATATGGGTTATATTTTCGGCGGCGAACGCACACTGGGAAGGGCCGAGGGCATTTTAATCGATCAAAACAACAACACTTTTTACGGGGCAACCGATCCTCGCGGATACGGCCAGGCAGCAGGTTTTTAA
- a CDS encoding SPOR domain-containing protein, protein MSKTIRTIPSLLLAATILYGCSSTPKEDQSMADMNKNSQVAFSDSSAPLPPDSSDISDGISGGVPDSLRHLQTKVPVDRQIKDEEPETVKIQPPVQEVRKVVKNQGNYAVQLGAFSSDANASDFALTAQRKLGKNLIVKLNPDNGLFVVRLEGFMTRFDAEKAAKDLKKKNFKDVFIVTTKE, encoded by the coding sequence ATGAGTAAAACTATAAGAACTATTCCGTCTTTATTGCTTGCAGCTACAATCCTTTACGGTTGCTCTTCTACCCCTAAAGAGGACCAGTCAATGGCTGATATGAACAAAAATTCACAGGTGGCTTTCTCGGATTCTTCGGCTCCGCTGCCGCCCGATTCCTCTGACATCTCAGACGGCATTTCAGGCGGCGTGCCCGACTCACTGAGACACCTGCAGACAAAAGTGCCCGTAGACCGCCAGATTAAGGACGAAGAGCCTGAAACCGTAAAAATTCAGCCGCCTGTCCAGGAGGTTAGAAAAGTTGTAAAAAACCAGGGTAACTACGCTGTCCAGCTCGGAGCTTTCAGCTCTGATGCTAATGCGTCAGATTTTGCCCTTACTGCCCAGAGAAAACTCGGGAAGAACCTTATCGTGAAACTTAATCCCGATAACGGCCTTTTTGTGGTCCGTCTCGAAGGTTTTATGACCAGATTTGATGCCGAAAAAGCCGCAAAAGATCTGAAAAAAAAGAACTTTAAAGACGTTTTTATAGTTACTACTAAAGAATGA
- the accC gene encoding acetyl-CoA carboxylase biotin carboxylase subunit — MIKKILIVNRGEIAVRIIKACRELSITSACLYSEADKDSLHVRLADEAYFIGPSPSSESYLNIPKIIDLAKKINASAIHPGYGFLSENADFIKAVEDSGIIFIGPESKSVRLMGDKTSARRLMSNSNVPIVPGTTSPITSIEEGKKTAREIGYPILLKASAGGGGKGMRKVSSEEDFEPSLSAAQNEAQKAFGNPEVYIEKFIENPKHIEVQIIADRHGSYAHLFERDCSVQRRHQKVIEEAPSTFVDEALREKLTTAAINAARACGYYNAGTIEFLVDKNKNFYFLEMNTRLQVEHPVTELITGLDLVKEQIGIAEGKPLSFKQEDISIHGHAIECRIYAEDVDNNFVPSTGHIKLHRRPDGIGIRVDTGIDPFSNVSMFYDPLLTKVIAWDRTRQEAIERMKRALGEYKIAGVLTNIAACRWVLKQEQFINGSFDINFVEDVFIPLIPDKWKSEQAQEYEDAVSILAVLLKSKMFEPGPTENKVPEGNKWTGRLYE, encoded by the coding sequence TTGATAAAAAAAATTCTGATTGTTAACAGGGGAGAGATAGCTGTGCGCATTATTAAAGCATGCCGCGAGCTCTCAATTACTTCTGCCTGCCTGTACTCCGAGGCGGATAAAGACTCCCTTCATGTACGCCTGGCGGATGAGGCCTACTTTATCGGCCCTTCCCCCTCCTCAGAATCTTATTTAAATATCCCTAAAATTATAGATCTTGCAAAAAAGATCAACGCTTCGGCAATCCACCCGGGATACGGATTTTTGTCCGAAAACGCAGATTTTATTAAAGCCGTTGAAGACTCAGGCATTATTTTTATCGGGCCTGAAAGTAAGTCCGTAAGACTAATGGGCGATAAGACCTCGGCCCGCAGGCTCATGTCCAATTCAAACGTCCCTATCGTTCCCGGCACTACAAGCCCTATTACTTCCATCGAAGAAGGGAAGAAGACTGCCCGCGAAATCGGCTACCCCATTCTCCTTAAAGCCTCCGCCGGAGGCGGCGGTAAAGGAATGCGGAAGGTTTCATCTGAAGAGGACTTTGAACCTTCACTCTCGGCGGCACAGAACGAAGCACAGAAAGCTTTCGGAAACCCTGAGGTCTATATAGAAAAATTTATCGAGAACCCGAAACATATAGAGGTCCAGATAATTGCCGACCGCCACGGCAGCTACGCGCACCTTTTTGAACGCGACTGCTCGGTTCAAAGGCGCCATCAGAAGGTAATTGAAGAGGCCCCGTCAACTTTTGTCGATGAGGCCTTAAGAGAAAAACTTACTACTGCCGCAATTAACGCGGCCAGGGCCTGCGGATACTATAATGCGGGCACAATTGAATTTCTGGTGGACAAGAATAAAAACTTTTATTTCCTCGAAATGAATACAAGGCTGCAGGTGGAACACCCCGTAACCGAGCTCATAACGGGCCTGGACCTTGTAAAAGAACAGATAGGAATTGCCGAAGGAAAACCCCTTTCTTTTAAGCAGGAGGACATTTCCATTCACGGCCATGCTATAGAATGCCGTATTTATGCCGAGGACGTGGATAACAACTTTGTACCCTCAACGGGCCACATCAAACTGCACCGTAGGCCCGACGGAATAGGTATCAGGGTCGACACAGGAATTGACCCCTTCTCTAATGTATCCATGTTTTATGACCCTCTTCTTACCAAAGTCATTGCGTGGGACAGAACAAGGCAGGAGGCAATTGAAAGAATGAAAAGGGCCCTCGGCGAATACAAGATTGCAGGCGTTCTGACCAATATAGCCGCCTGCCGCTGGGTCTTAAAACAGGAGCAGTTTATAAACGGTTCTTTTGACATAAACTTTGTTGAGGATGTTTTCATCCCTTTAATCCCCGATAAATGGAAAAGCGAACAGGCGCAGGAATATGAAGATGCCGTTTCAATTCTTGCCGTTTTGCTGAAGTCGAAAATGTTTGAGCCGGGCCCGACTGAAAATAAGGTCCCTGAAGGCAACAAATGGACGGGGAGGCTCTATGAATGA
- a CDS encoding MCE family protein: MKDQRKTEIKVGVTSLLALLLLIWIFGWAKNYRFNQDIKTVNIQFESANGLEKGDIVTVNGVRKGTVQEINISGNSAIVSAELEPDVKLKEDATFGVSMLDLMGGKKVEIKPGTSDKPLDYKQLQHGQFYADVPAVMAMLGSVQGDLVKIIKEVEVTLSSINGVLSDKDFNAQMKSSLANLASISSKLNIMIDENRQNIRQLSSNGAELTKETTTFIRENKDKISSSLNEIQSVMKNTNDLIGKINKLTDETTQKNNNVGKLLYDESLLKDVKASMQQVNELTKTLLQQLNEKGLNVDAHIKLF, from the coding sequence ATGAAAGATCAGAGAAAAACGGAAATTAAGGTCGGTGTTACTTCGCTTCTTGCCCTGCTGCTCCTTATCTGGATATTCGGATGGGCAAAAAACTATCGGTTTAACCAGGATATTAAAACTGTCAATATTCAGTTTGAATCGGCTAACGGCCTCGAAAAAGGGGATATCGTTACCGTTAACGGTGTCAGAAAGGGAACTGTTCAGGAAATTAATATCTCAGGAAATTCAGCTATCGTTTCGGCTGAACTGGAACCCGACGTGAAACTTAAGGAAGATGCCACCTTCGGAGTCTCAATGCTCGACCTTATGGGCGGAAAAAAGGTGGAAATTAAACCGGGCACCTCGGATAAGCCCCTGGACTATAAACAACTGCAGCATGGGCAGTTTTATGCCGACGTCCCCGCCGTTATGGCTATGCTGGGCTCCGTGCAGGGCGACCTCGTGAAAATTATTAAAGAGGTGGAAGTTACACTTTCTTCCATTAACGGCGTTCTGTCCGATAAGGATTTTAATGCCCAGATGAAATCTTCCCTTGCAAATCTTGCATCCATCAGCTCCAAGCTTAACATAATGATCGATGAAAACCGCCAGAACATCCGTCAGCTTTCTTCTAACGGGGCGGAACTGACTAAGGAAACTACAACTTTCATCAGGGAAAATAAGGATAAGATCAGTTCCTCTCTGAACGAAATCCAGTCCGTTATGAAAAACACAAACGACCTTATAGGTAAAATAAATAAGCTTACAGACGAAACAACACAGAAGAATAATAACGTCGGCAAGCTTCTCTACGACGAAAGCCTCTTAAAAGACGTCAAAGCCTCAATGCAGCAGGTTAACGAACTTACTAAAACGCTCCTGCAGCAGCTGAATGAAAAAGGATTAAATGTAGATGCGCACATTAAACTTTTCTAG